In Acetivibrio cellulolyticus CD2, the sequence TGGGAACATTAGAACAAAGCAGCATAATTAATGAAGAACTTTCAGGAAGAGGAGCATTTAATGAAGCTGTAACTAAAGATGTAGCAAATCAGATCAAACGTTATGGGATTGAAGTAAAAGATGTTGAAATAAAAAGGCTTGATTTGCCATCTGAGAACGAAGAATCAGTATATAAGAGAATGATTTCCGAAAGAGAAAAAATTGCTGAGCAGTATGTTGCTGAAGGAAATTATGAGGCACAAAAAATCAAAAATGAGGTAGACAAACAGGTTAACATACTAATTTCTGAAGCAAAATCAAAGGAACAGGAACTTTTAGGTGAAGGAGAAGCAGAACATATAAAAATCCTTGCTGATGCTTACTCTGGTGATAAAATGGAGTTTTATGAATTTATTAGATCTCTTGAGGCAATGAAGACATCGCTCAAAGGTGATAAAACTCTGGTGCTTCCTCTAGACTCACCTCTTACCAAATATCTTATAAATGGTGGCAATTAAGAGTGAAACGATAAAAAATATAAGCACGGTCAGTAAAGTTGAAATTTTAACTTACTGGCCGTGTTTTTTTGAATATTTATTTACCTTTAAAACCATAATATCAGTAGAATTTTTAAATTTAACCAGTATATCTACATATGCATTACCGAAGAAATAGTTAGATAAATTGCATATTTATCTTTGAAGTTGGTTACCTCAAAAGATACTAAGGAGTGGATTTTTTGGCAGATATTAAAAAGGTATTAAAAGACTGGTTTATCTTCAAAGAACCTGACAAAATTGAACAATTTATATTAAAAGAAGTTGAAGGGGAATCTTTGAATAAGCAGAAAGATGCTAATGAAGCTGGAAAAGCAGATGGAAAAGGAAATGAAGGAAATGGGAATTCCTCTGAAAAAAAAGGAAATGGGAATCCCCCTGAAAAAAAAGAGAGTCAGGGCCATAAAAAAAGAGGTATAAAAACTCAATTTGCCCCAATTAATACGGTTGGTGGTAATAGTAATGATAATGAACAAAAATGTGAGTGCAGTGATAGCAAGAGTGGGGGAGATAATAACGGGGATGGTGAAGAAGAGAAAAAAACAAAAGATGTAAGCACAATGACAAAAGTAAGTAAAACACTCTCTGACAATATTGCTTTTCTCAAGAAAAAGTATACTATACCGGATAATGGGGATATAGTGTTGAGAGAGTTTGATATAGTTGCAAAAAATAAAAGTATTCCAGCCTGTATGATTTTCATTGATGGGATGACTAGCAGAGATGTCATAGATTTGGCTATCCTTCAGCCCCTTATGCTATTATCTAATATTGAAATAAAGGGCAAGGAAGAAGATATAGGGCTGTTTGTAAGGAATCATCTGCTTCCGCATAACCAGATAAAAATGGTAAATGAGCTTAGTAAAGTCATAGATGAGGTTAATTTTGGAGGCTGCGGAATTTTTATAGACGGCATTGATGTAGCCTTTGCAGCGGACGTTAAAGGATGGCAGGGCAGAGGAGTCAGCAGTCCGAACACTGAGATGGTTATCCGGGGACCTCAGGAAGGTTTTAATGAACTATTAAGAACTAACACAGGGCTAATCAGAAAGATTTTAAAGGATGAAGATGTCATAGCTGAGAGTATCAGCATTGGCAGACGAAGTAAGACGCCCTGTTCGCTTATGTATATTAAGGATATTGCTAATGACTCATTAGTGGCTGAGGTAAGAAGACGTTTAAAGGGAATCAAGATAGATTACCTTTTTGATTCTGGAGAATTGGAACAGCTTCTTGAAGACAACTCCTATCTGGCTGTGCCCCAGATAATTGCTACCGAGAGGCCGGACAGGGTCGCAGCTATGCTGACTGAAGGTAAAGTTGCCGTTGTTGTACATGGGAGCCCTTTTGTACTGGTAATGCCAACAACT encodes:
- the hflC gene encoding protease modulator HflC, with the translated sequence MKKVLIAAAAFIALIVILMSAYIVKEDEYACIKRFGKVIETKSSAGLYLKVPFVDSKFVLPKKKILYDLQPSNVLTKDKKAMVVDNYVIWEITDPLEFYKSVSLVSEAEKRIDAAVYNAVKNTMGTLEQSSIINEELSGRGAFNEAVTKDVANQIKRYGIEVKDVEIKRLDLPSENEESVYKRMISEREKIAEQYVAEGNYEAQKIKNEVDKQVNILISEAKSKEQELLGEGEAEHIKILADAYSGDKMEFYEFIRSLEAMKTSLKGDKTLVLPLDSPLTKYLINGGN
- a CDS encoding spore germination protein, with the translated sequence MADIKKVLKDWFIFKEPDKIEQFILKEVEGESLNKQKDANEAGKADGKGNEGNGNSSEKKGNGNPPEKKESQGHKKRGIKTQFAPINTVGGNSNDNEQKCECSDSKSGGDNNGDGEEEKKTKDVSTMTKVSKTLSDNIAFLKKKYTIPDNGDIVLREFDIVAKNKSIPACMIFIDGMTSRDVIDLAILQPLMLLSNIEIKGKEEDIGLFVRNHLLPHNQIKMVNELSKVIDEVNFGGCGIFIDGIDVAFAADVKGWQGRGVSSPNTEMVIRGPQEGFNELLRTNTGLIRKILKDEDVIAESISIGRRSKTPCSLMYIKDIANDSLVAEVRRRLKGIKIDYLFDSGELEQLLEDNSYLAVPQIIATERPDRVAAMLTEGKVAVVVHGSPFVLVMPTTHIDLFHSPEDSYIRFPYANLLRIIRIIAIAMSLLLPGLYIAITNFHQEMIPTDLLFAIEASREKVPFPSVVELLIMEFAFELIREAGIRIPGPIGPTLGIVGGLILGQAAVAANIVSPIMIIIVAVTGIGSFAIPNFSLGYAYRILRFVYIFLSATAGFLGITFGLYLQGLWFAASKSFGVPFMTPIGPMTKGGFADQILRAPIWKQEERPDFLNVKDNKKQPKISRQWADDDKN